A window of Marinobacter salarius contains these coding sequences:
- a CDS encoding flagellin, with product MALGINTNVASLSAQNQLSRSQGQNDQALERLSSGLRINSAKDDAAGLAISTRFSSQISGLNVATRNANDGISLAQTAEGALNEITNNLQRIRELAVQSANSTNNTSDREALNDEVTQRIEEIDRIASQTSFNGLKVLDGSFKDAGFQVGANAGEVISLDLSDSARSDSIGSKASLEAADLSATFQTAQDAVASSSGAVSFSASSVTETASSDATYNVQLTDADGNALLTGAEQTVSADGALSNTQLSDAIAGMGFAADGDTESGFTIDTGGATIADAVASGTITFTREDGQNFEFEAVTGGAGTLSGDAFTAIDTSSESNGETAGTVAVAAGTTLAADAFTVKIGDSEAVDLEGTYETKQDLADAINSKVSGAFAQVDAESGALSIESAEEVTIGGSNATLIGAFDGALDADTGDMTAAATSGSLDDIDVGTVGGANDAILRVDSAIQQVNEQRGQLGAIQNRFESTIANLSTSVENLSASNSRILDADFAAETANLAKSQVLQQAGISVLAQANARPQQVLSLLQ from the coding sequence ATGGCTCTCGGTATCAACACTAACGTAGCCTCACTGTCCGCTCAGAACCAGTTGAGCAGGTCTCAGGGTCAGAATGACCAGGCTCTGGAGCGTCTGTCCTCTGGTCTGCGTATCAACTCTGCTAAAGACGACGCCGCTGGTCTGGCGATTTCCACCCGTTTCAGCTCTCAGATTTCTGGTCTGAACGTTGCCACCCGTAACGCTAACGACGGTATTTCTCTGGCGCAGACTGCAGAAGGCGCTCTGAACGAAATCACCAACAACCTGCAGCGCATTCGTGAGCTGGCAGTTCAGTCTGCTAACTCCACTAACAACACTTCTGACCGTGAAGCGCTCAACGATGAAGTTACGCAGCGCATTGAAGAAATTGATCGGATTGCCAGTCAGACTTCTTTTAACGGCTTGAAGGTGCTGGATGGCTCTTTCAAGGATGCCGGGTTTCAAGTAGGTGCCAACGCTGGCGAGGTTATCAGTCTTGACTTGAGTGATAGCGCCCGTAGCGATTCTATTGGTTCTAAGGCGTCACTAGAGGCAGCTGATTTGAGCGCTACGTTCCAAACTGCGCAAGATGCGGTAGCATCGAGTTCGGGGGCAGTCAGCTTTTCAGCTTCCAGTGTCACTGAAACAGCCAGCTCAGATGCAACTTATAATGTTCAACTGACGGACGCCGATGGCAATGCCCTTCTGACTGGTGCTGAGCAAACAGTTTCTGCTGATGGTGCTTTGTCGAACACTCAGTTGTCGGATGCTATTGCAGGAATGGGGTTTGCTGCTGATGGCGACACCGAGAGCGGTTTCACCATCGACACTGGCGGAGCCACAATTGCTGACGCGGTGGCCAGTGGAACGATAACTTTTACTCGTGAAGACGGTCAGAACTTTGAGTTTGAAGCAGTGACAGGCGGCGCTGGTACATTAAGTGGCGATGCGTTCACGGCCATTGATACATCGTCAGAGTCAAATGGTGAAACCGCGGGTACTGTTGCTGTTGCAGCCGGTACCACCCTTGCCGCTGACGCATTTACCGTTAAAATCGGTGATTCCGAAGCCGTGGACTTGGAAGGCACCTACGAAACCAAGCAAGATTTAGCGGACGCTATTAACTCCAAAGTGAGTGGTGCTTTTGCTCAGGTAGATGCAGAGTCGGGCGCGTTGTCCATTGAGTCAGCAGAAGAAGTTACTATCGGCGGCAGCAATGCTACTCTAATCGGTGCATTTGATGGTGCGCTTGATGCAGATACAGGTGATATGACTGCAGCTGCAACTTCTGGGAGCCTAGACGATATTGATGTTGGAACAGTTGGCGGTGCCAACGATGCGATTCTGCGAGTTGACTCTGCTATTCAGCAAGTAAACGAACAGCGTGGCCAGCTCGGTGCGATTCAAAACCGCTTCGAATCCACCATTGCCAATCTGAGTACTTCTGTAGAGAACCTCAGCGCCTCCAACAGCCGCATTCTGGACGCTGACTTCGCGGCAGAAACCGCCAACCTGGCCAAGTCTCAGGTACTGCAGCAGGCTGGTATTTCGGTACTGGCACAGGCCAACGCACGGCCTCAGCAGGTTCTGTCCCTCCTGCAGTAA
- a CDS encoding flagellar protein FlaG, whose amino-acid sequence MNDVNLNSPDLKLVRSSEQAPVRAMSSSQAEGRNASAQVASSSVGRVDRAQSPAQAQEPSKAERLEKRNEAQREQLDDAVSQLNDFVQTVQRDLQFEVDNDLGKTIVKVVDQSTQEVIRQIPDEVALRLAENLQQDEPLTLFNIKV is encoded by the coding sequence ATGAATGACGTTAACCTGAACAGCCCGGATTTGAAGCTGGTTCGTTCCAGTGAACAGGCTCCGGTAAGGGCAATGTCGTCATCTCAGGCCGAAGGCAGGAATGCCTCAGCCCAAGTTGCTTCTTCATCCGTTGGTCGAGTGGACCGTGCACAGTCTCCTGCCCAGGCTCAGGAACCTTCTAAAGCTGAACGGCTTGAGAAACGAAATGAAGCTCAGAGGGAGCAGTTGGATGACGCGGTGTCGCAGCTGAACGATTTTGTTCAGACCGTCCAGCGGGATCTGCAGTTTGAAGTGGATAACGATCTTGGAAAGACGATCGTGAAAGTGGTTGATCAGTCCACACAGGAAGTGATTCGCCAGATTCCGGATGAGGTTGCATTGAGGTTGGCAGAAAACTTGCAGCAGGATGAACCGCTGACGCTGTTTAACATCAAGGTTTAG